The Parachlamydia acanthamoebae genome has a window encoding:
- a CDS encoding F-box protein: MNNITSSQDALSIRSEGATRETSILDETKTFKTSINDLPVEVIQHILLFSRESLPHTSLVNREWHAISMDTLPIINQINNKEIAFFIDVLSKELKSEKNIKTLANIIAVSTGIFFEYNEDLSLEILSGRSGEKILLKSYYNNNKFIRQVADEIQKLPPESDSNEFQIAFSRLKGLSSLFDPILKQFEVEKKEINKFVSLLQEAFGKKTEIAEMYKKYLSDVNDQLIGSARNKKFIRDAAKMLINADLTKSNFQSLYALLKSENFSNQFDTLSYVTTICLHLYSLCDSELEKVLHSLGNDCSISNSLAIELAIKIVKRLNKSKKTQRTYNDEIKSDYKSVITNRLKNLKNFNDLALVLNGIYSKKNKCIFVEAIVDIYNDRKNITSTSIPDTLSRNWHRLFENNGEFLTVFQLIKTMKTEAKDPTILSVATYLASIDLLDEIEDILNLASEIKPPPEDFSPWAHQLKNTVLYQVAKILHERKQPEKALEFAKKISEEDLRKEAIKLVKERKSVIKKVKGLFKKNN; the protein is encoded by the coding sequence ATGAATAATATCACATCATCTCAAGATGCTCTTTCGATTCGTTCGGAAGGAGCAACACGCGAAACATCTATTTTGGATGAAACAAAAACCTTCAAAACATCTATTAATGATTTACCCGTTGAAGTTATTCAACACATTCTTCTTTTTTCAAGAGAAAGTCTTCCACATACAAGCTTAGTCAACAGAGAATGGCATGCTATCTCTATGGATACGCTCCCAATCATCAATCAAATAAACAATAAAGAAATCGCATTTTTTATTGACGTTTTGAGTAAAGAATTAAAATCTGAAAAAAATATAAAAACATTGGCTAATATTATCGCTGTTAGCACTGGTATTTTTTTTGAATACAATGAAGACTTGTCTCTAGAAATTCTTAGTGGAAGATCTGGCGAGAAAATACTTTTAAAAAGCTACTATAATAACAATAAATTTATAAGACAAGTAGCAGATGAAATACAAAAGCTACCACCTGAATCGGATTCAAATGAGTTCCAAATTGCATTCAGTCGATTAAAAGGACTATCAAGTCTTTTTGATCCTATCCTTAAACAATTTGAAGTAGAAAAAAAAGAAATAAATAAATTCGTTTCGTTACTACAAGAAGCTTTTGGAAAAAAAACTGAAATCGCTGAAATGTATAAAAAATATCTTTCCGACGTGAATGATCAATTAATAGGTTCCGCAAGAAATAAAAAATTTATCAGGGATGCGGCAAAAATGTTGATTAATGCTGATTTGACAAAGAGCAATTTTCAAAGTCTATATGCTTTGTTAAAATCTGAAAACTTTTCAAATCAATTTGATACATTATCATATGTAACTACAATTTGTTTACATTTGTATTCTTTATGTGATTCAGAATTAGAAAAAGTTTTGCATTCTTTGGGGAATGATTGTTCTATTTCAAATTCACTTGCTATAGAATTAGCTATAAAAATTGTGAAAAGACTGAACAAAAGCAAAAAAACTCAACGTACTTATAACGATGAAATTAAATCAGATTACAAATCCGTTATCACAAACAGGCTAAAGAATTTAAAAAATTTTAATGATCTCGCCCTTGTTTTAAATGGAATTTATTCCAAAAAAAATAAGTGTATTTTTGTAGAAGCAATTGTAGATATTTATAATGATCGCAAAAACATTACTTCAACTTCCATTCCTGATACCCTTTCTCGGAATTGGCACAGGTTATTTGAAAATAATGGTGAATTTTTAACTGTTTTTCAACTAATTAAAACGATGAAAACCGAAGCTAAAGACCCCACCATTCTTTCAGTTGCTACATACTTGGCTTCAATCGACTTACTTGACGAAATTGAAGATATCCTCAATCTCGCGAGCGAGATAAAACCCCCTCCAGAGGATTTTTCACCTTGGGCTCATCAACTCAAAAATACGGTCTTGTATCAAGTTGCGAAAATCTTACACGAAAGAAAACAACCCGAAAAGGCGCTTGAATTTGCAAAGAAAATTTCCGAGGAAGATCTTAGAAAAGAAGCGATAAAACTAGTTAAAGAAAGAAAGAGCGTCATTAAAAAAGTTAAAGGCCTTTTTAAAAAAAACAACTAA
- a CDS encoding L-threonylcarbamoyladenylate synthase encodes MRVLLEKACELLSQGEVVALPTETVYGLAASLRHPNAIENIFALKNRPANNPLIIHVSHYEQIYPYAQSIPPYFVKLAQHFWPGPLTLVLPIQPATIPNTVRAGLTTAAFRIPQHPLSQAVIKQVGPVVMPSANLSGRPSATQASRVEEDFGTAFPVLDGGGCTRGLESTILYFIDNQWEIVRLGSLAPEQFQPILGYQPVIRQETNQAKPLCPGQLYRHYAPQAKLLLDNKASPESIGYVLGFSDRQYPNCKIFSLGKSDNPEQVAENLYDTLRSLDDAKIQCIWVDSDFPQKGLWLTISERLKRASYPSSII; translated from the coding sequence ATGCGTGTTTTACTAGAAAAAGCTTGCGAATTGCTTTCTCAAGGAGAGGTTGTTGCGCTCCCCACAGAAACCGTATATGGTCTTGCAGCGTCTTTGCGCCATCCAAACGCTATTGAAAACATCTTTGCCTTAAAAAATCGCCCTGCGAATAATCCTTTAATTATTCACGTATCGCATTACGAACAAATATATCCTTATGCACAGTCGATACCTCCTTATTTTGTGAAACTTGCCCAGCATTTTTGGCCAGGTCCGTTAACATTGGTGCTCCCTATTCAACCGGCAACTATCCCAAATACGGTTAGAGCTGGCCTTACAACTGCCGCTTTTCGTATTCCCCAGCATCCACTATCACAAGCTGTGATCAAGCAGGTAGGCCCTGTTGTCATGCCTTCTGCAAATTTGTCTGGCAGACCTTCTGCGACACAAGCTAGCCGTGTAGAAGAGGATTTTGGAACTGCTTTTCCTGTGTTAGATGGGGGTGGGTGCACACGTGGATTGGAGTCTACCATTTTATATTTCATTGATAACCAATGGGAAATTGTGCGTTTAGGATCTTTAGCTCCCGAACAATTTCAACCTATTCTGGGTTATCAACCTGTGATTCGACAAGAGACGAATCAAGCCAAACCTCTATGTCCTGGACAATTGTACAGACACTATGCCCCTCAGGCTAAGTTACTATTGGATAATAAAGCATCTCCTGAATCGATTGGCTACGTTTTAGGATTTTCTGATCGGCAATACCCGAATTGCAAAATTTTTTCCTTGGGTAAATCAGACAATCCGGAACAAGTTGCCGAAAACCTTTACGATACGTTACGATCGTTGGATGATGCTAAAATTCAGTGCATATGGGTGGATAGTGACTTTCCACAAAAAGGGTTATGGCTTACAATTTCTGAGCGTTTAAAAAGAGCGAGCTACCCCTCTTCCATCATTTAA
- a CDS encoding ATP-dependent Clp protease ATP-binding subunit, whose amino-acid sequence MFDKFTNRAKQVIKLAKKEAQRLNHNYLGTEHVLLGLLKLGQGVAVNVLRNLNIDFETVRAEVEKLVGYGPEIQVYGDPALTGKVKKVFEYANEEAANLNHNYVGTEHLLLGLLRQTDGVAAQVLENLNVNLKEVRKEVLKELETFNLQLPPIGTSGGTQEPSQSRPSASANPKPFEKPTGSTGNSTDKMPALRAYGHDLTEMSREGKMDPVIGRREEVERLILILCRRRKNNPVLVGEAGVGKTAIVEGLAQAIVKGEVPDNLRKKKLITLDLALMIAGTKYRGQFEERIKAVMEEIKKNGNVLLFIDELHTIVGAGAAEGAIDASNILKPALSRGELQCIGATTVDEYRKHIEKDAALERRFQKIIIQPPSVDETIQILTGLKSKYEEHHKCIYTEQALHAAAILSDRYIHGRFLPDKAIDLIDEAGAKMRISMMNQPQDISKFETEIEDIRLGKEEAIGKQEYEKAAKLRDKEKTLREQLQQLRAQWEINKEEHEVVVEDEDIANVVARQTGIPINRLTEGETQKVLKMEEILRNSIIGQDEAIRTVSRAIRRSRADIKDPNRPIGAFMFLGPTGVGKTLLARLLAIHLFGGEDALIQVDMSEYMEKFAVSRMTGSPPGYVGHEEGGQLTEQVRQRPYSVVLFDEIEKAHPDVMDLLLQILEEGRLSDSFGRKVDFRNTIIIMTSNLGADLIKKSTEVGFGAMEGSMDYAHIKEKIEKATKKHFKPEFLNRLNDMVIFHPLKREALLQVIELEIVKVQKRLARRDITIELDAKAKDFLVDQGFQPEMGARPLRRTIEQYLEDPLAEKILMHPDEKLHYFVSAEGDHLILTEKDKQQNQENSISLPSSL is encoded by the coding sequence ATGTTTGATAAATTCACCAACCGCGCTAAGCAAGTGATCAAGTTAGCAAAAAAAGAAGCTCAGCGGTTAAATCATAACTATTTAGGTACAGAGCATGTCTTGCTAGGGCTTCTTAAGCTAGGCCAAGGAGTTGCCGTCAACGTCTTGCGCAATCTAAACATCGATTTTGAAACCGTTCGCGCAGAAGTAGAAAAACTAGTGGGATATGGCCCTGAAATTCAAGTCTATGGCGATCCCGCCTTAACAGGAAAAGTTAAAAAAGTATTCGAGTATGCTAACGAGGAAGCCGCCAATTTAAATCACAATTATGTCGGCACCGAGCACCTTCTCTTAGGCTTGCTTAGACAAACAGATGGGGTTGCAGCTCAAGTCCTAGAAAACCTTAACGTTAACTTGAAAGAAGTGCGTAAAGAAGTTCTAAAAGAGCTTGAAACCTTCAATCTTCAGCTACCTCCGATTGGAACAAGTGGTGGCACGCAAGAACCTTCACAGTCTCGCCCATCGGCTTCGGCGAATCCAAAACCGTTCGAGAAGCCGACAGGAAGTACAGGAAATTCGACAGATAAAATGCCAGCACTCCGTGCATATGGACATGATTTAACAGAAATGTCGCGCGAAGGGAAAATGGACCCTGTGATAGGCCGTCGTGAAGAGGTTGAACGTTTAATCTTGATTTTATGTCGCCGACGCAAAAACAACCCCGTGTTAGTGGGTGAAGCCGGTGTGGGTAAAACCGCGATTGTGGAAGGATTAGCGCAAGCGATAGTCAAAGGGGAAGTTCCAGACAATTTGCGTAAGAAAAAGCTAATTACCCTCGACCTTGCCCTCATGATTGCGGGAACGAAATACCGAGGACAATTTGAAGAGCGCATTAAAGCTGTCATGGAAGAAATCAAGAAAAACGGCAACGTCCTTCTCTTTATTGACGAATTGCACACGATTGTGGGAGCAGGTGCTGCAGAAGGTGCTATCGATGCATCTAATATCTTAAAACCCGCGCTTTCACGTGGTGAATTGCAGTGTATTGGTGCAACCACTGTTGATGAATACCGCAAGCACATTGAAAAAGATGCTGCTCTAGAGCGCCGCTTTCAAAAGATTATCATTCAACCTCCAAGTGTGGATGAAACCATTCAGATTTTGACGGGACTCAAAAGCAAATATGAAGAGCACCACAAGTGTATCTACACCGAACAAGCCCTACATGCCGCAGCTATTTTGTCAGACCGCTATATCCACGGACGTTTCCTCCCCGATAAAGCGATTGACTTGATTGATGAAGCAGGTGCTAAAATGCGCATTTCGATGATGAATCAACCTCAGGATATCAGCAAGTTCGAGACAGAAATTGAAGATATTCGCCTTGGAAAAGAAGAGGCCATTGGCAAGCAAGAATATGAAAAAGCTGCAAAATTGCGCGATAAAGAGAAAACATTAAGAGAGCAACTTCAACAGCTTAGAGCACAGTGGGAAATCAATAAAGAAGAGCATGAAGTGGTGGTCGAAGACGAGGACATTGCGAATGTCGTGGCCCGTCAGACTGGAATCCCTATTAATCGACTCACAGAAGGCGAAACACAAAAAGTGCTCAAAATGGAAGAAATCTTACGCAATAGCATTATTGGTCAAGATGAAGCCATTAGAACAGTCAGCAGAGCCATTAGACGTAGCCGTGCCGACATTAAAGATCCAAATCGCCCCATTGGTGCCTTTATGTTCCTTGGGCCTACAGGTGTTGGAAAAACCTTATTAGCGCGATTGTTGGCTATTCATCTTTTTGGCGGAGAAGATGCGCTCATTCAGGTGGACATGTCTGAATATATGGAAAAATTTGCAGTCAGCCGCATGACAGGTTCTCCTCCCGGATATGTGGGACATGAAGAAGGTGGCCAGCTCACAGAACAAGTTAGACAACGCCCTTATTCTGTCGTGCTTTTCGATGAGATTGAAAAGGCGCACCCAGATGTGATGGACTTGCTCCTGCAAATTTTGGAAGAAGGGCGCCTTTCAGACTCCTTTGGACGCAAAGTTGACTTCCGTAATACCATCATTATCATGACTTCTAACTTGGGTGCCGACCTAATTAAGAAGAGCACAGAAGTAGGCTTTGGCGCAATGGAAGGCTCCATGGATTATGCACATATTAAAGAGAAAATTGAAAAAGCGACCAAGAAACACTTTAAGCCAGAATTCTTAAACCGTTTGAATGACATGGTCATTTTCCATCCACTCAAGCGCGAAGCTCTCTTACAAGTGATTGAACTGGAAATTGTCAAAGTGCAGAAGAGACTTGCACGTCGAGACATTACCATTGAGCTCGATGCAAAAGCAAAAGACTTCTTGGTCGATCAAGGATTCCAACCAGAGATGGGTGCGCGTCCGTTGCGTCGCACCATCGAACAGTATTTGGAGGATCCGCTAGCCGAAAAAATCTTAATGCACCCAGACGAAAAGTTGCATTATTTTGTTTCAGCTGAAGGAGACCATCTGATTTTGACAGAGAAGGATAAGCAACAAAATCAGGAAAACTCGATTTCCTTACCAAGTTCACTTTAA
- the sufB gene encoding Fe-S cluster assembly protein SufB, which yields MNAQPNFQDSDYKYGFVTNVETDSFAKGLNEDVIRALSEKKNEPAFMLDFRLKAYQKWLEMEEPHWLNANYPPIDYQNIRYYSAPKMKPQHESLEDVDPEVLKTFQRLGIPLDEQMRLANVAVDMVFDSVSIGTTFKKKLDEAGVVLCSISEAIQKYPELVEKYMGSVVPIGDNFFAALNSAVFTDGSFVYVPKGVISPMELSTYFRINDKESGQFERTLIIAEDDSFVSYLEGCTAPAYDNNQLHAAVVELVALDRAQIKYATVQNWYAGNPKTGEGGVYNFVTKRGRCAGVHSKISWTQVEVGAAITWKYPSCILQGDNSIGEFYSVALTNGKMQADTGTKMIHLGKNTSSTIISKGISADSSHNSYRGLVKVAPRAEGARNYTQCDSMLVGDQCTANTFPYIEVGNSTGSVEHEASTSKLNEEQLFYFRQRGISQEDAISMIVNGFCKDVIRELPLEFAVEAQKLLTLKLENSVG from the coding sequence ATGAATGCGCAGCCCAATTTTCAAGATTCTGATTACAAATATGGATTTGTAACGAATGTTGAAACCGACAGTTTTGCTAAAGGCCTGAATGAGGATGTCATCCGCGCTTTGTCTGAAAAGAAGAACGAACCGGCCTTCATGCTGGATTTCCGCTTAAAAGCCTATCAAAAATGGCTGGAAATGGAAGAACCCCATTGGCTGAATGCGAACTATCCTCCCATCGACTATCAAAACATTCGCTATTATTCCGCTCCTAAGATGAAGCCTCAACATGAAAGTTTAGAAGATGTTGATCCAGAAGTCCTTAAAACATTCCAAAGACTAGGCATCCCCTTGGATGAACAAATGCGCTTAGCAAACGTGGCTGTGGACATGGTATTTGATTCCGTTTCAATTGGAACAACTTTTAAGAAAAAATTGGATGAAGCTGGCGTAGTTTTATGTTCCATCTCTGAAGCGATTCAAAAATACCCTGAACTCGTTGAAAAATACATGGGCTCCGTTGTTCCGATTGGAGATAACTTTTTCGCTGCGTTGAATTCAGCCGTTTTTACAGACGGTTCTTTTGTGTATGTTCCAAAAGGAGTCATTTCTCCCATGGAACTCTCGACTTACTTCCGTATTAATGATAAAGAATCAGGCCAATTTGAACGCACTTTGATTATTGCTGAAGATGACTCTTTTGTGAGTTATTTAGAAGGTTGCACTGCTCCCGCTTATGACAACAATCAGTTGCATGCTGCGGTGGTAGAGCTCGTTGCATTAGATCGCGCGCAAATTAAGTATGCAACCGTGCAGAACTGGTACGCTGGGAATCCAAAAACCGGAGAAGGCGGAGTCTACAACTTTGTGACAAAGCGAGGTCGCTGCGCTGGTGTGCATTCTAAAATTTCCTGGACGCAGGTCGAAGTGGGCGCCGCCATTACATGGAAATACCCTAGTTGTATTTTGCAGGGGGACAATTCGATTGGAGAGTTTTACTCTGTCGCTCTCACAAATGGGAAAATGCAAGCAGATACAGGAACTAAGATGATTCACTTGGGCAAAAACACAAGCTCAACCATTATTTCCAAAGGGATCTCCGCAGATTCATCACATAATAGTTATCGAGGTCTTGTAAAGGTAGCCCCCCGCGCTGAGGGAGCCCGGAACTACACCCAATGCGATTCCATGCTTGTCGGTGATCAATGCACGGCTAATACCTTCCCTTACATTGAAGTAGGCAATTCTACAGGATCTGTAGAGCACGAAGCTTCCACTTCTAAATTAAACGAAGAGCAGCTATTTTACTTTAGACAACGAGGCATTTCGCAAGAAGATGCAATCAGCATGATTGTAAACGGTTTTTGCAAGGATGTGATCCGAGAGCTTCCCCTCGAGTTTGCCGTTGAAGCTCAAAAATTATTAACTCTCAAACTTGAAAATTCCGTGGGATAA
- the sufD gene encoding Fe-S cluster assembly protein SufD, whose product MMTLSQSNQESFHSSLEEAFRNVAGDPLLKKIRQKAWDHFLELGLPTPRNDVFRYVPLRKLFAHTYATALTPALDKAKIADFIAPECIHSVLVFVNGYYVPSLSDISGLPTKVVVTPLEQAVRSFGAFLTNQWGKTLMEETDPFATLNAAIHTDGIFVYIPPRLQVEKPIQILEIMDTEVPFMSMPRLHFFVGAQSELNVLSALGSLSGSTYWVNQVADFSIEEQAHVRYTQTSYPLPPECWQMTSTRAYLKKNSTFLAVHATEGSTTARHDYRVVLNGENAHAELNGAWTLDEKREAHTHVLVDHQSPNCQSLQLFKGILNGSSHSSFEGKILVRQAAQKTNAFQLNNNIILSDTARAESKPNLEIFADDVKASHGATVGQLDKEQLFYLKTRGCPPVDAKRLLVDGFAQEVYNKISIPSVRQHLAQRMQNYL is encoded by the coding sequence ATGATGACTCTTTCTCAATCAAACCAAGAATCTTTTCACTCTTCTCTCGAAGAAGCATTTCGCAATGTGGCAGGTGACCCCCTCTTAAAAAAAATCCGTCAAAAAGCGTGGGATCATTTTTTAGAGCTGGGACTCCCGACTCCAAGAAACGATGTTTTTCGCTACGTCCCCCTGCGAAAACTTTTTGCACATACTTATGCAACTGCACTAACACCAGCGCTTGACAAAGCCAAAATTGCTGATTTTATTGCCCCTGAATGTATCCATTCTGTGCTCGTTTTTGTAAATGGCTATTACGTCCCCAGCTTATCTGATATCTCGGGCTTACCAACCAAAGTGGTCGTCACCCCCCTTGAACAGGCAGTTCGCTCATTTGGTGCATTTTTGACCAACCAGTGGGGCAAAACGTTGATGGAAGAGACGGATCCTTTTGCAACCTTAAACGCGGCTATACATACAGATGGAATTTTTGTGTATATTCCCCCTCGTTTACAAGTTGAAAAACCAATACAGATTTTAGAAATCATGGATACAGAAGTTCCTTTCATGTCCATGCCTCGCCTCCACTTTTTTGTGGGTGCACAATCCGAGCTAAACGTTCTTTCCGCACTAGGTTCGTTATCTGGCAGCACATATTGGGTGAATCAGGTCGCCGATTTTTCCATCGAAGAACAGGCTCATGTACGTTATACACAAACCTCTTATCCACTTCCCCCTGAATGCTGGCAAATGACTTCGACACGAGCTTATCTCAAAAAAAACAGCACATTCCTCGCCGTTCATGCGACAGAAGGCAGCACAACTGCTCGACACGACTACCGTGTGGTATTAAATGGCGAAAACGCCCATGCAGAACTAAATGGCGCCTGGACATTGGATGAGAAGCGAGAAGCGCATACGCACGTTCTGGTGGATCATCAAAGCCCGAATTGTCAATCTTTGCAGCTTTTCAAAGGGATCTTAAATGGCTCTAGTCATTCGAGCTTTGAAGGTAAAATTTTGGTTCGACAAGCTGCTCAAAAGACAAATGCTTTTCAATTGAATAACAACATTATTTTGAGCGATACAGCCAGAGCCGAAAGCAAACCAAACCTAGAAATCTTTGCGGATGATGTCAAAGCGTCGCATGGAGCCACAGTGGGGCAATTGGACAAAGAGCAGCTCTTCTATTTAAAAACACGTGGTTGTCCCCCTGTGGATGCAAAGCGCTTATTGGTCGATGGTTTTGCCCAAGAAGTGTATAATAAAATCTCTATCCCCTCAGTTCGTCAACATTTAGCCCAGCGCATGCAAAATTATTTATAA
- a CDS encoding RluA family pseudouridine synthase translates to MEYTLSEPLNALDALAKLSPNSSKTTLREWLKHGRIFVDDQIVKIASTPLEAGQTISLGVRKARKEKVPILYEDAHLVVIEKPAGLLSVATNFDKAKTAHAFLKERYRPRKVYVVHRLDQDTSGVMLFALTEEAFFGLKALFADHDIDREYTAVVHGKMTQQEGTWQSYLYEDKAYVVHSTQDPDKGELAITHFKTVEARTHFSLLNLKLETGKKNQIRVHCEDHGFPIVGDKKYGGEGESHITKRLCLHAHHLGFVHPIYKKEMSFDSPIPEKFYQCLKTHA, encoded by the coding sequence ATGGAATACACACTTTCAGAACCATTAAATGCTCTTGACGCATTAGCGAAATTATCACCCAATAGCTCCAAAACGACACTTCGCGAATGGCTAAAGCATGGGCGCATTTTTGTGGATGATCAGATCGTTAAAATTGCTTCGACACCTTTAGAAGCTGGTCAAACCATTTCTCTCGGCGTTAGAAAAGCGCGCAAAGAAAAGGTGCCTATTCTCTATGAAGATGCGCATTTAGTTGTGATCGAGAAACCTGCAGGATTATTGAGTGTTGCAACAAATTTTGATAAAGCCAAGACCGCGCATGCTTTTTTAAAAGAACGCTATCGACCACGTAAAGTTTATGTTGTCCATCGTTTGGATCAAGATACGTCTGGTGTAATGCTTTTTGCTTTAACTGAAGAGGCCTTTTTTGGGTTGAAAGCGTTGTTTGCCGACCACGACATCGACCGCGAGTATACGGCGGTTGTGCATGGGAAAATGACTCAGCAAGAGGGGACTTGGCAATCCTATCTCTATGAGGATAAGGCATATGTTGTTCATTCGACACAAGATCCAGATAAAGGGGAATTAGCGATTACTCATTTTAAGACAGTCGAAGCGCGGACCCATTTTTCTCTGCTCAACTTAAAGCTAGAAACAGGCAAAAAAAATCAGATTCGTGTACATTGCGAAGATCACGGTTTTCCGATTGTGGGAGACAAAAAATATGGGGGAGAAGGGGAAAGTCACATTACTAAGCGGTTATGTTTACATGCCCATCATTTAGGATTTGTACATCCCATCTATAAAAAAGAGATGTCTTTTGATTCTCCGATTCCCGAAAAATTTTACCAGTGTTTAAAAACCCATGCGTAA
- the sufC gene encoding Fe-S cluster assembly ATPase SufC — MIKIINLHASVEGKPILKGLNLTVHPGEIHAIMGPNGAGKSTLAKVLAGHPAYEVTEGQILFNDQDVLELEPEERAHLGLFMSFQYPVEISGVSNIQFLHTAYNANRKAKNEPTLSLEEFDQLLDEKMKLMEIKPEFKERSLNEGFSGGEKKRNEILQMAILTPKLAILDETDSGLDIDAMRIVARGVNQLMTPETEIILITHYQRLLDYIKPTYVHVMLEGKIVQSGGPELALELESKGYDWLIESPQGASE, encoded by the coding sequence ATGATTAAAATCATCAATTTACATGCTTCTGTTGAAGGAAAACCGATTCTAAAAGGACTCAACCTCACCGTTCATCCTGGAGAAATCCATGCCATCATGGGACCTAACGGGGCCGGGAAATCCACCCTAGCAAAAGTCTTGGCTGGCCACCCTGCTTATGAAGTGACCGAAGGACAAATCCTTTTTAATGATCAAGATGTCTTGGAACTAGAACCTGAAGAGAGAGCGCATCTGGGTTTATTCATGAGCTTTCAATATCCGGTGGAAATTTCAGGCGTGAGCAACATCCAATTTTTGCATACCGCTTACAATGCTAATCGAAAAGCTAAAAATGAACCGACTCTTTCTTTAGAAGAATTTGATCAGCTTCTCGATGAAAAAATGAAGCTCATGGAAATCAAGCCAGAATTCAAAGAACGAAGCTTAAATGAAGGCTTTTCTGGTGGAGAGAAAAAGAGAAACGAAATCTTACAAATGGCCATTTTAACTCCCAAACTCGCCATTTTGGATGAAACAGATTCGGGCCTAGACATCGATGCAATGCGAATTGTGGCACGCGGTGTCAACCAGCTGATGACTCCTGAGACTGAAATCATCTTAATCACGCACTATCAAAGACTTTTGGATTACATTAAACCAACTTATGTCCATGTGATGTTAGAGGGCAAAATTGTGCAATCTGGAGGACCCGAGCTTGCACTTGAATTAGAAAGTAAAGGATATGATTGGCTCATAGAATCGCCACAAGGAGCGTCGGAATGA
- a CDS encoding cysteine desulfurase, with product MSHSKKHKTVSDYRSDFPMLSKTMHGKALIYFDTAATAQKPQAVIDCMTHFYEDSYGTVHRAIYELAAHSTYLYQAARLKAMHFLNAKRPEEIIFTRGTTESINLVAHSFGKAFIHAGDEIIISEIEHHSNIVPWQMLCEDRGATLKVIPVNDRGELMMDVYRELLNEKTKLVAIGHISNALGTLHPIKQIVDLAHDVGAKVLVDGAQAAPHMAIDVQALDVDFYVFSGHKAYGPTGIGILYGKEVLLEKMPPYQGGGDMIDTVTFTKTTYNTLPLKFEAGTPMITEAIGLGAAIDYIIGIGREEIKTWEHELLDYATKLWSEIPGFKIIGTAAEKGAIISFCMEGIHPLDVGTMLDLKGIAIRTGHHCAQPAMRRFHVPGTARASFGLYNTKEEIEAFAEALQEIAVLFH from the coding sequence ATGAGCCACTCAAAAAAGCATAAAACAGTTTCCGATTATCGATCCGATTTTCCCATGCTTTCCAAAACCATGCATGGGAAGGCACTCATCTATTTTGATACAGCGGCAACTGCGCAAAAGCCTCAAGCTGTGATTGATTGCATGACCCATTTTTATGAAGATAGCTACGGCACCGTGCATCGCGCTATCTATGAGCTTGCGGCCCACTCAACCTATCTCTATCAAGCGGCACGTCTCAAAGCCATGCATTTTCTAAATGCAAAAAGGCCTGAAGAGATTATTTTTACACGCGGAACAACAGAGTCAATTAATTTAGTGGCTCATTCCTTCGGCAAGGCATTTATTCATGCAGGCGATGAAATCATTATTTCTGAAATTGAACACCATTCCAATATTGTTCCCTGGCAAATGCTTTGTGAAGATCGAGGAGCCACTCTTAAAGTCATTCCAGTTAATGACCGCGGCGAACTGATGATGGATGTCTATCGAGAACTGCTCAATGAAAAAACGAAGCTAGTTGCGATTGGCCACATTTCAAACGCTTTAGGAACTTTGCACCCCATTAAACAAATCGTTGACCTTGCCCACGATGTGGGAGCTAAAGTCTTGGTGGATGGTGCGCAGGCCGCTCCCCATATGGCAATTGATGTGCAAGCCCTAGATGTCGATTTTTACGTTTTTTCTGGTCACAAAGCTTACGGCCCTACGGGCATTGGAATTTTGTATGGGAAAGAAGTCCTCCTAGAAAAAATGCCTCCTTATCAAGGTGGCGGAGACATGATAGATACCGTGACGTTTACTAAGACAACATATAATACGCTTCCCCTCAAATTTGAAGCTGGCACACCGATGATAACCGAAGCAATCGGATTAGGCGCAGCGATTGACTACATAATAGGAATCGGACGAGAAGAGATCAAAACCTGGGAACACGAACTTCTAGACTATGCGACGAAACTGTGGTCTGAAATTCCCGGATTTAAAATCATTGGGACTGCCGCAGAAAAAGGAGCGATTATTAGCTTTTGCATGGAAGGGATCCATCCTTTGGACGTCGGCACTATGCTTGATTTAAAAGGAATCGCGATTCGGACTGGCCATCATTGCGCCCAGCCTGCAATGAGACGCTTTCATGTCCCAGGAACAGCCAGAGCTTCCTTTGGACTCTACAACACAAAAGAAGAAATCGAGGCTTTTGCGGAAGCCCTACAAGAAATTGCAGTTCTTTTTCACTAA